The Bradysia coprophila strain Holo2 chromosome X unlocalized genomic scaffold, BU_Bcop_v1 contig_20, whole genome shotgun sequence region ATCTTCTTTGATGCACATATTTTTCGGAAATATCTCATAATCTCGGGAATTCTTGTTTCctgtgacgaaaaaagttttacgtCAACGTGTCGttgtaaagaaaattgtgttgaAACGTcgggaaaaagaaaaacgaagaaaaccATCACATTTCAGACGTATTCAGAAAACGTATTTAGGAGATGATATTTTTAGATATCTTCATCGATACGATGAGCTGCATCCAGTAATCTGTGATGATTGTGGACCGTACACACAATTTAgtcgacaaaaaattatggatTTGCAAAATGCCTCTGAATTAATGGAGCCCAGTTTCGAACAATTTAACATCTTGCTGAGAAATTCCAATTCCAATCTTGGCCTCATCGCTGTTGATACCAATTCGTCACAAGTCCATCAACTAGTCAGCACCAACAGTTTCGAACTAAACACTGGCACATCAATTAGCGAAAATTCCGATTCCGGACTGGCTCACACGAATAGTTCCATTTCAAGTGGTGACTCGATTCGAATTGGTCTGTGCAAATTTGAGTTTGAGGTGAGTCATAGCTATGTTCCATCGGTTTTATGTTTCTATGTTGGTGCAAAAGGTCACGCTTAATTGATTGGAAAttaaaacaacgaaaataaatttaattaaatttccactGCGCCATTTACAGCTGGCCGAAAGTGATGGCGAAGTGTCTCAGTTTGATTCATTGGACAATTGTTCCGATGGTGGAATGAGTGCGGAAAATTTTAACACATTGAAAAAGGGTCCTCTAGCACCCATTGATCCACCGCCTGAATTTCAGGTAAATGTTACGCCACAATcgaatttgttaatttttaattatttctttaCGAACTTAAAGGATTCACCACAAACGACACTGTTGCGCTCACCGGCCCTACAGACGTATGCCCTAAAACTGTCGAAAAACCTCATAACCACCGCACTGAAGCTATTTTCCTCCgataacgaaaagaaaaaatcgaaaaccgtTCGAGTAAAATCAGTGAACAACACCAGTCACCGTCATGACTGCATTGCCCGACCGTATGCGCGACCTTATGAATTGTATGCTAGTGATTCCGGACTGAATATTCATCCAACCATCGATAACATTTACGATATTCCGAATGCCGATTCGGAGGAGTCAATCGAATGCGCCAAATTGGACACGAATTCAGCCCGGCCTTATCAACAGAAACACAAAGACTTCAGCAGCCAGAAGGGCATATTGTCACGTGCATGCGAGATCTACGACtacgatgtgtattataatggaAAGGCAAAAGCCAGTAATCAGGTGGATACGTTTCATCGGCGCAAGACGCCCGTATTGTACAGTCCGTTACATTACCATCCGGGTAGTAGTTTATCGAATGCAAATAGGCCAAACTCAAGGAATTCACTTAATAGTCGACTGTCTAGCTCACACAATTCACTCACCGTACCAACAACAAACAAAGCCGACGATTCAATATTCATCACACAAGCAATGTCGCATGACGCTTTGATATCGGACTTTTACAATGTTCCGATTGACTCGGATATCTACGCTCTGCCCATTGATGTTATTAAGCCGGAGCTTCGGGAACAACGATCAAATGGCTACAAAAACCTGCGTGGAAAATTAAAGTACGTGCGGAACAATAAGAAACGAAGGAAACCCAATTCGAATGACGGCCTAACCAGTGAAAAATGTGGCAATCGATCCAAAACGAACAGCAAATGTAGTGATAAACGACACAGCGTTCCTGAAAATACAATCGAACCAATGCACATGACATTGGATGAAGTGAAACGTTTCTATCACAGTCTGTATTCCAGTTCCAGTGATTCCAGTGATGCGGCGACGAAAAAATGTGCAATACACAACAAGAAGAATGTGAAGAACAACAACATCGCCAAAACAGTGGATAAGCATTTCGTGCACCagaacaataacaacaacaacaacacgcTGACGGCCGTCAACAAGGCGACTAAAGTACCGATCAATTTGAagaccaaaaaaatatcaacCAAAGGTGATTGCGGCGGGGCAGGTCAAAAATATGGATCAAACAGCACCGGAAAGAAGTCCCAATTTTCgatcaatttaaatttgaagcaAAAGTTCTGCAGcatttttcgatttcgaaAGCCGCATTCGAATGGTGGTCAACAGAGTGACTATAACGAATACGATGCTAGTCGATTGACAACAGACGTTAGTTGTACCGATATAAATGGGAAGCAAGATAAGCGGGTCAAGTTTTTAACACGGGCATTGCCGCCGTTACCGGGAAAGGGTAAGTAGAAGAAATCGGAAGCAGTGCCTAAGAATTAACTGGCCATTGAATTTCCGAAAGAAATAGTTGGCTTTGTATTAGAACACTTTATTCATGTGCGACACATTAAgttgcaaaaaaatatattccatCTACCACCCTCTAGGACAATCCAATGAGACTGAGCAAGATGAACACAAGGAAGAGAAACGGGCCGAAGAAAATACGATGGACTTTGCAGCGAACATTGAGAAAGTCAAAGAGGTATTCACAACATAGAGATTCGATATTGATTTTCGGCTAAAATGAATGTTCTTTCCCACCATCAGTATGGCTGGTACTGGGGTCCAATTTCCAGTGAATCTGCTGAAAAAATTCTATCCAACGAACCGGACGGTAGTTTCATTGTTCGAGATAGTTCGGATGATCACTACATATTCTCGTTAACATTTAAACTGAATAACACTGTGCGACACGTCCGCATCGAACAAGATCAAGGTAATGGTTTTGTTCCGTTGAACCTTTCGTACAATTGATTTGTGTGTGCAATACATTTTTGACCCGTTGCAGGAACATTTTCGTTCGGATCATGTGCTAAATTCAAATCGCATACAATCatggaatttattgaaaatgctgtGGAGAGTTCGAGGAGTGGAAGGTGCGGGGTCAATGTTGTGTGGCTGTCGGGCGAATCAAGTTTtactaatttaattatttcaatttagataTTTGTTCTTCTTCCATCGACGACCGGAGCACGGACCGATGAGAGTGCAGCTTACGAATCCAGTTTCCAGATTCAAGCATATACAAAGCTTACAACACATGTGCAGGTAATTTATGCGGTCAATTATTTGTTGAGAGAGTTGAAACTCGTTTATTGATGTTGTGGTACACTGAATTGTCTACAAAATTCTGTTCATTTGACCCATGTGCAACATGTATTGTCGCACAGCAAAGACTTATACTCACAATCATTGTCGGTGTCAATGCTTGTTCAAATTACTGTTTACACAGTTTGAGCTTACTTGTCAAgtatgaagaaaataattgcatGTCTCGTTCTGAGATTGACCGAAAAGTTAGATCAAGTTAAGACAAGATATGTAACGTACATTTATCCTGAATATCCGAATTTCTTCTGTTGTACCACCATGAAAAGCCCAAAAAACCTTCAATTGAGCAGGGCtcatttttaggaattttaattctaaaacCTCAGAAAAACTTCGAAAAAACCACCGAATTTTTCTGAactttttccgaattttcagaaataatcAGAATTAAGTTCGGAAAATGttccgaaaaattcgaaaattttgtcaaagtTTTTCGGagatttcagaattaaaattcccaaaaataagtCCTGCAATAACGACAGTGCCTTTCGACGAAATGACCCAATCTAAACTCTACATCCATTCAAGGTTCGTCATTCGTAAAGCAGTCGTTCGGAAAGATTTAATTCAAACTCTTCCATTGCCGCGAAGATTACTCGATTACATCAGTTACAAGAATTGCTATTCGGAACAGGTGGAATGTGATAGTTCACCATCACCGgtaagttttcggttttacattttttcctgatttccgtctatttaaattaaaaaattctcctTTTTTTCTCACCATCCACCCAACCAGACATCAGACAATGAAATTAAATCGTGAAAACAATGAATGttgtaagaaaattcaattcatttaatttgtacGCGCGtaattgtgtgtgtgttttctCCACATCCCCCAAAAAATACACAGATGTGTATGTTAAACCTGATGGctataataaaacaaaatgtgtgCGGGGGTATGGCGATCAAAACAAAATGCCTATATGAGCTATAGCATTTACATATTAGTTTCTATATTTATAACAATTATTGTTCGTTATTGTGATTTGTTTCAAAGGTTTTTAATTAAcacgaagaaaataaaatgaaagtaaagtaaaaaaaaacatttatttttacctCTATTGGGTGGCCCCGAGATACGGACTACCCAGAGAgcaatcaaatatttaattatttaaaaataaataagagaagaagaaaaaaaaatacagaaaacaattATACCAAGTAAGTCGGAACGTAGTGAAAGctactgaaaataaaaatttaaggcAAAAAAATCTGAGTAATTCTAGTTAAATTGGcaaacaaagtaaaaaacaacaacacttACAATGCCTTAAGtgcatgtaaaaaattattattttttaaattaagttcCAATCaatgcaattgaaaaaaaattgaaaaaaaaatcgagatgATATTAATTGTAACGCACGGTCTGAGTGCAATTGAATTgttcttttattttgatattttgtatttaagaGACTTGCGGGTGCTAAATTATCTAaagaaacataaaatgaaaagtgtacgaatttttaggaatttttagaatcaaaattgtCTATATATTTATACCGTACGAAATATTGGTGCAATTGAAATACTTACTACGACGGAGTGAAGATGAACAAAGcaaaagaacaacaaaaaaaaattaataacaaaacacctaaaatatgtcaatataatatatatatgcGGGGCAATGTGACTGTTCCTTCTGCAATTCGAGCCGAGCTCAGTAAAATGATGTAATGTGGGGGTGATACAAAATAATTcgatttagtttctaagaacAAAAGACGAACACTAACTCAGCAAGCATCGGAAATTTGAGAAGAATAGTACGTCCttatttgaaactttttattttgccaacgTTACAACTCGTGCAGGCAAAGGATGAAACCACACAAGGCAAAATCCAACGTTCTAAGCAATTAAGAACAATGggccaaaatcgtttttttttttttaagtaaaaccattaaagaacgcaaaaatgtgttacttaaaaggaaaaattggtctgTGAGTCATAACTCAACCCACAtggagaaacctgtgcagattacataaatttatccACAATTTATccacccacaaaccaattttccctttaaaagtaacacatctttgcgtgctttaatggtttaacctgttacagattTTACTGTATAACGTGCCAttttacccagagcttgtcattatttttgtcgtcgttatcgataacagatgaatagcctgTCACATACGGTTAAGGAACGTAATCACTAGGCCCcgggaaatgagttttaacgTTAATATCAATaaagtaatgactcatttcccgGAAGACAGTGAGTAAAAATTAATATGTTGTGCAATTGATATACACAACTGTGACATGACATTTCGATTAGGAAAAGTAACTCTCATTCGTAACAGTACATGATAAATTGTGGTAATGTTTATTTGCCTGTGGCTTAAAATCCCTTTAATTGTTTGGATCAATAGTGTTTTACTCGAGTGTTCTATGATCCCAACCATATGAGTGATTTTCacttatcaaaataaaaagagcAAACAAGAATGTAGCTTACCATTACGCACTAGTGCACAAAATAGTACGAAGCAATTATGACCATACGTAAAAGTATAGCAATTCgtggaattttcaagagaaactttttatttcattgtCTATTGCGATTGTCAATAGCGGTAATCTTTGTGCATCACTTTGAAAAAATGGCCTATTTCCAGAACACGTCCTTGTTAGCTAAATTGAGTTCGTTTCAAACTTTGTTAGCTTAAAAACATCAATAATGCACAATCCACTATGTTCTTAGTCGACTCATGCGAAACCGatcaaaaattcaacattAATTTTCTGATATATTTACGAAACGTTGGCTTGACCTCTACGCAGGCACCAAGTTCTCGAAACATCGTAAAATTTTGTCGTTCTTCGGTTAACCAATTGACCAATTTAAGGTACATTTATAATGATACGCAATAATTCGGCATTCCATCCACTACCTTTTATTGATGCTTTAGCGCTTGAACACCTCATAGTATAGACAGCCAAAAATTTCTGTTCGTAACTTTTggagattctttttttttaattctgagatcataccaaaaaaaaaaatcttcgatgCGTGCAGATTCGGTGTTCGTattaactttcaaattttaagttatgtAATTTGCAGcaggtttccactcaacaaataGAACTCCGTCAGAGagtaaacaaagtaaaaattgaaaaaaaatcaattttgccTCACACGGagacggagtacttttttggtgaGTGGAAATCAAGTCTTAggtttctttaaaataaaatttctgaagGAAAAATGGTTGACAGATTTACATccgaaatggtacttcttatcagaaagaaaaatattttagcgtAATTCGGACTGACGATTTTGACATCAAAAAGTATTCAAAATCTTGTTCGATGCTTGAATCGAATATCTATAATGGGGTTTTACGAAGTGATCGTCTGCGGCTGGCACTGATAAAATTTAACATCTAGTGCATCAACCAACGTGTTCGTAGGTCCATTAGGCTTTTATTTTACTCTTAATTCTCAGAGGAGATCGCTGAGATCACTAAGATAATCTAAATcctaataaaataaataatttctgttgtCTTTGATAAAACATTTGACATTTGTATGTTACACACACTCTGTCAacctttttttactttcgcaaAATAGTTAAAACATTTCCGCATTCAAATGGAAAAACTCCCTACCAAAATAATCCTAATCAGTAAACTGATGCCATTGAACAAGAAACATTGTACCCAATTTATGAATATGgtttcatcaattttaattcaattttggcatacaaaaaaaaaagaagaagacatAGTTAGTCCATTCcggtttaaattttaattatagaTCTACCATTATTCGTATGGATGGATTCCGAGCGATTAAACAGTTAcgcataacaaaaaaattggaatttattttgacgagaaattaaaatgtttttgggaggaaaaattgaaaagtcgagttttcgtgcacggcaagtttttttttttactttgccGTGGTGTTCGCGTATACCGAAGATGAATCACACGAAAGTTAGACCTGTCATATTTTGTCCAAGTTATCGCAACAACATATCTGCGATGACCTGTACATATAGCAACCTCTTGGTCAGAAAATTCTTGTAAGATTCATCAGATTCTTGATAACTAGTAATCACATTAGACCTGACTTGTTTCACTTACGAAATGTATCACACAGTCATCAGTCAACGCACTGGTAAACGAACTAGAAACGTAAAAAAACCCCAAAAAGATCCTggtgtaatttttatttcaaaataattccaaattatttttatggtaaCTGTTGTCTAATctacaaaataattacaaatgatGATTAATGGgtaaaaatcgaatttcttttctgAATTTGTGTAACTTTGAAattatataaaagaaaaaccaaaaaaaaaaacaagaaaattgttttgaacgAAATATTGTTGCATGCCAGCGTAAAcagatttcatttaaataaaaacaagaaGTACGTA contains the following coding sequences:
- the LOC119068756 gene encoding uncharacterized protein LOC119068756: MDLQNASELMEPSFEQFNILLRNSNSNLGLIAVDTNSSQVHQLVSTNSFELNTGTSISENSDSGLAHTNSSISSGDSIRIGLCKFEFELAESDGEVSQFDSLDNCSDGGMSAENFNTLKKGPLAPIDPPPEFQDSPQTTLLRSPALQTYALKLSKNLITTALKLFSSDNEKKKSKTVRVKSVNNTSHRHDCIARPYARPYELYASDSGLNIHPTIDNIYDIPNADSEESIECAKLDTNSARPYQQKHKDFSSQKGILSRACEIYDYDVYYNGKAKASNQVDTFHRRKTPVLYSPLHYHPGSSLSNANRPNSRNSLNSRLSSSHNSLTVPTTNKADDSIFITQAMSHDALISDFYNVPIDSDIYALPIDVIKPELREQRSNGYKNLRGKLKYVRNNKKRRKPNSNDGLTSEKCGNRSKTNSKCSDKRHSVPENTIEPMHMTLDEVKRFYHSLYSSSSDSSDAATKKCAIHNKKNVKNNNIAKTVDKHFVHQNNNNNNNTLTAVNKATKVPINLKTKKISTKGDCGGAGQKYGSNSTGKKSQFSINLNLKQKFCSIFRFRKPHSNGGQQSDYNEYDASRLTTDVSCTDINGKQDKRVKFLTRALPPLPGKGQSNETEQDEHKEEKRAEENTMDFAANIEKVKEYGWYWGPISSESAEKILSNEPDGSFIVRDSSDDHYIFSLTFKLNNTVRHVRIEQDQGTFSFGSCAKFKSHTIMEFIENAVESSRSGRYLFFFHRRPEHGPMRVQLTNPVSRFKHIQSLQHMCRFVIRKAVVRKDLIQTLPLPRRLLDYISYKNCYSEQVECDSSPSPTSDNEIKS